The Chloroherpetonaceae bacterium genome window below encodes:
- a CDS encoding GTP-binding protein, translating to MTSRIPVTVLTGFLGAGKTTLLNHLLSAKHGKRIAVIENEYGEIGIDQALVINADEEVFEMSNGCICCTVRGDLIRVLGNLMKRKDKFDYILLETTGLANPAPVAQTFFVDPEMQESFWIDGIVTVVDSKHIGQHLDSSDECREQVAFADVILLNKTDLVSELELNQLERKLLSINSQAAMHKTQNGQIEPEKILNINAFDLKDKTDLHPSFLQEEVPFESVSFFLLEQGTYSLSFRSSESLKLFISSVASDWVHSLPNSHCQHNHHEDENHHHDHHHSHNHHEHSDEKTPNHPKFIALKRDAVIAFSSEVTLCRSGDHLQLNDRMLFFCTPNTSKGEQTFMLDIQQSGMYAFFFEHHQAEVAFTLKRKDTSQLIAETRTYSFPHSHEHDAEITSVGIEEFGEVDGPSINQWLSLLLREKGQDIFRMKGIICIAGEDYRYVFQGVHMMFDGKADRPWHEKEQKKNQIVFIGRNLNRTELIEGFRSCLIHEQV from the coding sequence ATGACTTCTCGAATTCCAGTTACCGTACTTACCGGTTTTTTAGGCGCGGGTAAAACGACGCTTCTCAATCATTTGCTTTCGGCAAAACACGGTAAGCGAATTGCCGTTATTGAAAACGAATACGGCGAGATTGGTATCGATCAAGCACTTGTCATCAATGCCGACGAAGAAGTTTTTGAAATGAGTAATGGGTGTATTTGCTGCACGGTTCGTGGCGATTTGATTCGCGTGTTGGGAAATTTGATGAAGCGAAAGGACAAATTCGATTACATTCTACTTGAAACGACGGGGCTTGCCAATCCCGCTCCGGTGGCCCAAACTTTTTTTGTTGACCCTGAAATGCAAGAATCATTTTGGATTGACGGAATCGTGACCGTAGTTGATTCTAAGCATATTGGGCAACACCTTGATTCATCGGACGAATGCCGCGAGCAAGTGGCTTTTGCCGATGTGATACTGCTGAACAAAACAGACTTGGTCTCTGAACTGGAGTTAAATCAATTAGAACGAAAGCTTCTCTCCATCAATTCGCAAGCAGCGATGCATAAAACTCAGAATGGGCAAATTGAACCTGAAAAGATTTTAAATATCAATGCATTTGATCTTAAAGATAAAACTGATCTTCATCCGTCATTTTTGCAAGAAGAGGTCCCCTTTGAATCGGTATCATTTTTTTTATTAGAACAAGGCACTTACTCATTATCCTTTCGTTCATCAGAATCACTAAAGTTATTTATTTCCTCCGTTGCTTCAGATTGGGTTCATTCACTCCCGAATTCTCATTGCCAACACAATCATCACGAAGATGAAAACCATCATCATGATCATCATCACTCACATAATCATCATGAGCATTCCGATGAAAAAACACCGAACCATCCAAAATTTATTGCCTTAAAGCGTGATGCCGTTATTGCCTTCTCTTCTGAAGTAACACTTTGCCGAAGTGGAGATCATTTACAGTTGAACGACCGTATGTTGTTTTTCTGTACACCCAATACCAGCAAGGGAGAACAGACTTTTATGTTAGACATTCAACAAAGCGGAATGTATGCCTTTTTCTTTGAGCATCATCAAGCAGAGGTTGCTTTTACACTTAAAAGAAAAGATACGAGTCAACTGATTGCAGAAACGCGAACTTATTCTTTTCCTCATAGCCACGAGCATGACGCTGAAATAACTTCAGTTGGTATTGAAGAATTTGGCGAGGTCGATGGCCCTTCAATCAATCAGTGGCTTTCTTTGTTACTTCGCGAAAAGGGTCAAGATATTTTTAGGATGAAAGGCATTATTTGCATTGCAGGAGAAGATTACCGGTATGTGTTTCAAGGCGTTCACATGATGTTTGATGGAAAAGCTGACCGACCTTGGCACGAAAAAGAACAGAAGAAAAATCAAATAGTATTTATTGGGCGCAATCTTAACAGAACCGAATTAATTGAAGGATTTCGTTCATGTCTTATTCACGAACAAGTATAG
- the tilS gene encoding tRNA lysidine(34) synthetase TilS has product MKTVHKKFEARFQSHLNYSQLLCNHNKILVALSGGSDSVALLVLLRRLSRIHKVHISAAHCNFQLRGKDSDLDAAFCRKLCKKLDIPFFERAFHTKVYAKTHKLSVETAAREIRYNYFEELMKTHGFEALLTAHHLDDHAETVLFNLLRGSSLSGLMGIRAVREDLLDGVVIRPLLPFSKKELNDYLKSVKQRFREDISNHSLEPDRNFVRLKLIPLLEKRFEGKFKPSLTRLASQAEEIRDFLDERFLHFLGGAFHAETGILELPRFNSLTAFEKKECMKRIVAIYGVSPDFDMLERLALMPDLETGKKVQISKQLIAKREREFIQFQLC; this is encoded by the coding sequence ATGAAAACTGTTCATAAGAAGTTTGAGGCGCGATTTCAATCTCATCTTAATTACTCACAATTGTTGTGCAATCATAATAAAATTCTCGTCGCTCTATCGGGTGGCTCAGATTCGGTTGCCCTCCTTGTATTACTTCGTCGGCTTTCAAGAATTCATAAGGTTCACATTTCAGCGGCTCACTGCAATTTTCAGTTGCGAGGAAAAGACTCCGATTTGGACGCCGCATTTTGCAGGAAACTTTGCAAAAAATTAGATATTCCATTTTTTGAACGTGCATTCCACACAAAAGTATATGCCAAAACCCACAAGCTATCAGTTGAGACTGCTGCTCGCGAGATTCGATATAATTATTTTGAAGAGCTGATGAAAACCCACGGCTTTGAGGCACTCTTAACCGCTCACCACTTGGATGACCACGCTGAAACGGTTTTGTTTAATTTGCTTCGGGGCAGCTCACTTTCGGGTTTAATGGGGATTCGTGCCGTTCGAGAAGATTTGCTTGATGGTGTCGTGATAAGACCGCTTCTCCCCTTTTCAAAAAAAGAATTAAATGATTATCTCAAGTCAGTTAAACAGCGTTTCCGAGAAGACATCTCCAATCACTCGTTAGAGCCTGACAGAAATTTTGTACGACTGAAATTGATTCCATTATTAGAAAAGCGCTTTGAGGGAAAATTTAAACCATCGCTAACCCGATTGGCTTCACAGGCAGAGGAAATCAGAGATTTTTTAGATGAACGCTTTCTTCACTTTCTTGGAGGCGCATTTCATGCAGAAACGGGCATTTTAGAATTACCTCGGTTTAATTCGCTCACCGCATTTGAGAAGAAAGAATGTATGAAGCGGATTGTTGCAATTTATGGGGTTAGCCCCGATTTTGATATGCTTGAAAGACTCGCTTTGATGCCCGATTTAGAAACGGGAAAAAAAGTTCAAATCTCAAAGCAACTTATCGCAAAACGAGAGAGAGAATTTATTCAATTTCAACTCTGTTAA
- a CDS encoding transglutaminase-like domain-containing protein — protein sequence MAVQLDSQVKAMISLLDDDDESIFNVVSQKLLPLAGTDKPEAAEILKLILEKKNESKERVQIRIDNFIDKLQFEKLKSKFNAALMENASIEDFSFLIAQIGFPELEVKKYREELNRLESVLRLDFAGNRDMTDIDKIIMISVVLFEREGYRGNSGAYYEPDNSYLNRVMDRKLGIPISLGAVFLALTDRLGIPVFGVNMPSHFMLKYEQKKFGPEIYEIFIDPFNQGRILEKQDCIRFLTNSGYGFVEQYLAKAQTIDIVERMLNNLRNSYTELSLSSKVILIERYLDLIREFRGDEMSQDDGALGLSESDSDLDEPEE from the coding sequence TTGATGATGATGACGAAAGCATCTTTAATGTTGTATCCCAAAAACTTTTACCGCTTGCAGGTACAGATAAGCCTGAAGCAGCAGAAATCCTCAAACTGATTTTAGAAAAAAAGAATGAATCGAAGGAGCGGGTGCAAATTCGCATTGATAACTTTATTGATAAACTTCAATTTGAAAAATTGAAATCAAAGTTCAATGCAGCTTTGATGGAAAATGCTTCGATTGAAGATTTTTCTTTCCTAATTGCTCAAATCGGTTTTCCGGAACTTGAAGTTAAAAAGTATCGTGAAGAATTGAACCGCTTGGAAAGTGTCTTGCGCCTTGATTTTGCGGGAAATCGCGATATGACCGATATCGATAAAATCATTATGATTAGTGTTGTCCTTTTTGAGCGTGAAGGATATCGCGGGAATTCAGGAGCCTATTATGAACCTGATAATAGTTATCTCAACCGTGTGATGGATCGCAAACTTGGAATCCCAATCAGCTTAGGAGCCGTTTTTCTTGCTTTAACAGATCGGCTCGGGATTCCTGTTTTTGGGGTCAATATGCCTTCGCATTTTATGCTAAAATATGAACAGAAAAAGTTTGGGCCTGAGATTTATGAGATTTTTATCGATCCGTTTAATCAAGGGAGAATTCTTGAAAAGCAAGATTGTATCCGTTTCTTAACGAATTCCGGTTATGGCTTTGTGGAACAATACCTTGCAAAGGCTCAAACCATCGATATTGTTGAGCGCATGCTGAATAATCTCCGCAACAGTTACACCGAATTAAGCCTTTCTTCTAAAGTCATTTTAATAGAACGCTACTTGGATCTCATTCGTGAGTTTCGTGGTGATGAAATGAGTCAAGACGACGGCGCTTTAGGCTTAAGCGAATCAGATAGCGATTTGGATGAACCGGAGGAATAA
- a CDS encoding DUF1207 domain-containing protein, translated as MTHNSCISNAAKIAVLFIFLLFNPSFAQSQTLESKWRYELSSPLFRPLLADNKEPRIGVTNYLEGNQLLLDIGATTDLVEYETAKIYEGDTLLTTYAFGADFGTFSLLRKDPNFKFPVEAADYIFGFYLSFQRPLGDFFGEETYLSARLRVSHISAHLIDGSYDNTLGVWRNGEPPFVFSREFINLVLGYGSDLFRFYLGYEFLIHTIPNGFSAHSFQAGLEHLVPNLAGTGVSPFVAVDFKLTPVWRREIQMTQGLAGTTSVMIGAKTGDIGKRGIRLFYNYVGGNGWRGMYRTESVEYHSLGFIIDL; from the coding sequence ATGACACATAATTCTTGTATTTCGAATGCAGCAAAAATTGCTGTCCTTTTTATTTTTTTGCTATTCAATCCATCTTTCGCGCAATCGCAAACTCTCGAAAGCAAATGGCGATATGAACTTTCGTCACCCCTATTTCGCCCACTTCTTGCCGACAACAAAGAGCCGAGAATAGGGGTAACCAACTATCTCGAGGGCAACCAATTGCTTTTGGATATTGGCGCCACAACGGATTTGGTTGAATATGAAACAGCTAAAATTTATGAAGGTGATACATTGCTTACCACCTATGCTTTTGGAGCCGATTTTGGAACATTTTCGTTACTACGCAAAGATCCTAATTTTAAGTTTCCTGTTGAAGCCGCCGATTATATTTTTGGCTTTTATTTGAGCTTTCAACGTCCTTTAGGTGATTTTTTTGGTGAAGAAACATATCTCTCCGCAAGGCTTCGGGTCTCACATATCTCTGCTCATTTAATTGATGGTAGCTATGACAATACCCTTGGTGTATGGCGAAATGGCGAACCCCCGTTTGTTTTCAGCCGTGAATTCATCAATCTTGTATTGGGTTATGGGTCAGATTTGTTCCGGTTCTATTTGGGCTACGAGTTTCTGATTCATACAATTCCGAATGGCTTTTCAGCTCATAGCTTTCAGGCCGGTTTGGAGCATCTCGTTCCTAATCTTGCAGGTACAGGCGTTTCTCCTTTTGTGGCGGTCGATTTCAAACTTACGCCGGTTTGGCGACGAGAAATCCAAATGACACAAGGATTAGCTGGCACAACCAGTGTCATGATTGGGGCAAAAACTGGCGACATTGGTAAACGTGGGATTCGCTTGTTTTACAATTATGTTGGTGGGAATGGATGGCGAGGAATGTATCGAACGGAAAGCGTAGAATATCATAGCCTTGGGTTTATAATCGACCTGTAG
- the rfaE2 gene encoding D-glycero-beta-D-manno-heptose 1-phosphate adenylyltransferase, with amino-acid sequence MSDSSILLLSEAKALVKANQNKGKSVVFTNGCFDILHAGHVQYLQKARDLGDLLVVAINSDASVKRIKGEKRPINTEEDRAYVLKGLRSVDAVIVFDEDTPYEVIKALIPDVLVKGGDWAIENIVGKDIVEAHGGEVKTISFLAGRSTSNVIEKVLKAYH; translated from the coding sequence ATGTCGGATTCGTCAATTCTTTTACTAAGTGAAGCCAAGGCGCTTGTGAAAGCAAATCAAAACAAAGGGAAATCGGTTGTATTTACCAATGGCTGTTTTGATATCCTTCATGCCGGACATGTTCAGTATTTACAGAAGGCGCGTGATTTGGGTGATTTGCTTGTTGTTGCGATAAACAGTGATGCTTCAGTAAAACGCATTAAGGGTGAAAAGAGACCCATCAATACTGAAGAAGATCGTGCTTATGTTTTAAAAGGGCTTCGTTCAGTTGACGCCGTAATCGTTTTTGATGAAGATACCCCTTACGAGGTTATCAAAGCATTGATACCCGATGTTCTTGTGAAAGGCGGAGATTGGGCTATCGAAAATATAGTTGGAAAAGATATTGTTGAAGCACACGGAGGTGAAGTGAAAACGATTTCGTTTTTGGCAGGGCGCTCCACTTCAAATGTCATCGAAAAAGTTTTGAAAGCATACCATTGA
- a CDS encoding C40 family peptidase: MHRIIHHILKLLVWLLSIGTFLFIQSCASTTSTKRYQSKPATEREIKALEEEAEKSEAEIEPSSPSKSSSLKKISHSGIERLQEEINQYLGTPYRYGGEKFTGMDCSGFVMRVYQDAIKLKLPRTSSAMAQFGEFVSQTKLKFGDLVFFRIKSSKISHVGIYIGEGEFVHSSSSLGVTVSKLSDKYYQKHYALSRRVIETE, encoded by the coding sequence ATGCATCGCATCATTCATCATATTTTAAAATTACTCGTTTGGCTTTTATCAATAGGTACTTTCTTATTTATTCAATCTTGTGCATCAACAACTTCCACAAAAAGGTATCAATCTAAACCAGCAACCGAACGCGAAATTAAAGCACTTGAAGAAGAAGCCGAGAAATCTGAAGCTGAGATTGAACCATCCTCTCCCTCAAAATCATCTTCATTAAAAAAAATTTCTCATTCCGGTATAGAGAGGCTCCAAGAAGAAATCAACCAATATCTTGGAACACCATACCGTTATGGGGGTGAAAAGTTTACTGGTATGGATTGCTCCGGCTTTGTAATGCGAGTGTATCAAGATGCCATCAAACTAAAATTGCCAAGAACATCAAGCGCAATGGCCCAATTTGGCGAATTCGTATCTCAAACCAAACTTAAATTCGGCGATTTGGTCTTCTTTCGAATCAAAAGTTCTAAAATCTCTCACGTAGGAATTTATATCGGCGAGGGCGAATTCGTTCATTCTTCTTCTTCGCTTGGTGTTACTGTTAGCAAATTAAGCGATAAGTACTATCAAAAACACTATGCCCTTTCACGCCGAGTCATCGAAACGGAATGA
- a CDS encoding CDP-alcohol phosphatidyltransferase family protein has protein sequence MAEEVLTTNEISKEKLLTFSNALSVLRVVCVPFFIWSHQAGENSLAMIIFAIAVASDWFDGKVARWTNTVSDLGKILDPLADKITGILVAGYAAYINEIPFWFLFLLVIRDGLIFSGGIYAKRKKHLITTSLWAGKVAVGFLAGMLAAALWREPFFDPYLSRVFVRDACMWISLFLLLYSFGQYAVRFYDILKGKPVKML, from the coding sequence ATGGCTGAAGAAGTTTTAACAACGAATGAAATAAGCAAAGAGAAGCTTTTAACGTTCTCAAATGCGTTAAGTGTTCTTAGAGTGGTGTGCGTTCCTTTTTTTATTTGGTCACATCAAGCAGGAGAAAATTCGCTTGCAATGATCATTTTTGCGATTGCCGTTGCAAGTGATTGGTTTGACGGGAAAGTGGCTCGATGGACAAACACGGTTTCTGATTTAGGAAAAATCTTAGACCCTTTAGCCGATAAAATCACCGGTATTCTCGTGGCCGGTTATGCCGCATACATTAATGAGATACCGTTTTGGTTTCTTTTTCTCTTGGTTATTCGCGATGGTCTTATTTTCAGTGGAGGAATTTATGCGAAAAGAAAAAAGCATTTAATTACCACTTCGCTTTGGGCGGGAAAAGTAGCGGTAGGTTTTCTTGCAGGGATGCTCGCCGCGGCACTCTGGCGAGAACCATTTTTTGACCCATATCTCTCAAGGGTTTTTGTAAGAGATGCTTGTATGTGGATTTCGCTTTTTTTATTGCTTTATTCCTTCGGTCAATATGCTGTTCGCTTTTACGATATTTTGAAAGGGAAGCCAGTTAAAATGCTTTAG
- a CDS encoding M14 family zinc carboxypeptidase has protein sequence MNLLHYLPHASVQSSPTIKNTIGVSKSFLLLILLILFCVRGNAQYSSEIEPKEKYYQVKISLSQYGVMAKLQMMGILDHAKREGNALITVFSESELELLRKAQIFYEIAVEDLENYYQQRASEELQILNEKGSKEFIRGTFNQTTTQAQSIVPKKFRLGNVGGFLSINDVAAELDSMVANYPNLISKRRTLGSSGESRPIWYVELGSESSEGKPQVLYTAMHHAREPGGMMALIYFMWWLLENYSTDPEAKALLDSRRMTVVPIVNPDGYAYNIQNSPNGGGLWRKNRKRNSSNSFGVDLNRNYGTYDFWNSAFGGSSTSPSSDTYRGTDPFSEPETAALRDFIAINQFKAVLNYHTFSNLLIYPYGYARRETPDAPIFREYAKRMTEFNGYTYGLDIETVGYNTRGTSDDWMYGDSLTKPKMIAMTPEVGAQSDGFWPVPSRITGHCQENLLPNLFLAWAAGPYFATSYDYAFIPKNTVVSLPFTIKNIGLESGKKVKVSFNSDNLGVQFLNQTMVFDSIGSWESIFTDGIKVKISSSIPDGPMTITMNVAQDGGYVTSVPYSIALVTPLSIRDEYSQVDFALEQNYPNPFNPSTIIKFSIPSQMQVRLEVIDVMGRNVVTLQNGLMRAGSHSFTFDGSKYGLTSGVYFYRLITSGFQQTRKMMLLK, from the coding sequence ATGAATTTATTGCATTATTTACCTCACGCATCTGTACAATCAAGCCCAACCATAAAAAATACAATTGGCGTTTCGAAATCATTTCTGCTCTTGATTTTATTAATTCTTTTTTGTGTAAGGGGTAATGCTCAATACTCAAGTGAAATCGAACCCAAAGAAAAATACTATCAGGTTAAAATCAGCCTTTCTCAATATGGGGTAATGGCTAAGCTTCAAATGATGGGAATTTTGGATCATGCAAAACGTGAAGGAAATGCGTTGATTACCGTTTTCTCGGAAAGCGAATTGGAGTTACTTCGTAAGGCTCAAATTTTTTATGAAATCGCTGTTGAAGACCTTGAAAATTATTATCAACAAAGGGCTTCCGAGGAACTTCAGATTCTAAATGAAAAGGGAAGTAAAGAGTTTATAAGAGGTACATTTAATCAAACAACTACACAAGCGCAAAGTATAGTTCCAAAAAAATTTAGACTTGGCAATGTCGGAGGCTTCTTAAGTATTAATGATGTGGCAGCGGAATTGGATTCAATGGTAGCGAATTACCCAAATTTAATCTCGAAAAGAAGAACACTTGGGAGCAGTGGTGAAAGTCGCCCAATTTGGTATGTCGAATTGGGTTCAGAATCTTCTGAAGGTAAACCGCAAGTGCTTTATACCGCAATGCATCATGCTCGGGAACCCGGTGGTATGATGGCACTCATCTACTTTATGTGGTGGTTGCTTGAAAATTATTCAACAGACCCCGAAGCGAAAGCGTTACTTGATTCAAGAAGAATGACGGTTGTTCCAATTGTCAATCCGGATGGGTATGCTTATAACATTCAGAACTCTCCGAATGGTGGCGGGCTTTGGCGGAAAAATCGAAAAAGAAATTCAAGCAATTCTTTTGGAGTTGACTTGAATCGGAATTATGGCACTTATGATTTTTGGAACTCCGCTTTTGGGGGTTCCAGTACATCCCCTTCGAGTGATACCTACAGAGGAACCGATCCTTTTAGCGAACCCGAAACCGCGGCACTTCGCGATTTTATTGCCATCAATCAATTCAAGGCTGTGTTGAATTATCATACATTCAGCAACCTTCTTATTTATCCCTATGGTTACGCAAGACGTGAAACCCCTGATGCGCCAATCTTCCGGGAATATGCAAAGAGAATGACGGAATTCAACGGCTATACTTATGGGCTTGATATTGAAACGGTTGGTTACAACACACGTGGAACATCAGACGATTGGATGTACGGCGATTCTCTAACGAAGCCGAAAATGATAGCAATGACGCCCGAAGTGGGTGCACAAAGCGATGGCTTTTGGCCTGTACCTTCAAGAATTACAGGGCATTGCCAAGAAAATCTCTTGCCTAATCTTTTCCTTGCTTGGGCTGCTGGGCCTTATTTTGCAACATCTTACGACTATGCATTTATTCCAAAAAATACGGTTGTATCCTTGCCCTTTACGATTAAAAATATAGGTCTCGAATCGGGAAAAAAGGTGAAAGTCTCGTTCAATTCAGATAATCTTGGAGTTCAGTTTTTGAATCAAACAATGGTTTTTGATTCAATTGGTAGTTGGGAATCGATTTTTACAGATGGCATAAAAGTTAAAATTTCATCGTCAATACCTGATGGCCCAATGACAATCACAATGAATGTTGCACAAGATGGAGGGTATGTAACATCAGTGCCGTATTCAATAGCATTAGTGACCCCGCTGTCAATTCGTGATGAATATTCTCAAGTGGATTTTGCTCTTGAACAGAATTATCCCAATCCGTTTAATCCATCAACAATTATCAAATTCAGTATTCCCTCACAAATGCAGGTTCGTTTAGAAGTTATAGATGTAATGGGAAGAAATGTAGTCACACTTCAAAATGGGTTAATGAGAGCAGGAAGTCACTCATTTACATTTGATGGTTCAAAATATGGTCTAACAAGCGGCGTATATTTCTATCGTTTGATAACCAGCGGGTTTCAACAAACTCGAAAAATGATGCTCTTGAAATAA
- the metF gene encoding methylenetetrahydrofolate reductase [NAD(P)H], whose translation MLVKDILEKNKVSFSFEFFPPKQDADWDKLFHNIAELMSLRPAYVSVTYGAGGSTRDRTHNLVVRLQNETNLTVVSHLTTVGAREEDIFDILKRYDENNVHNILALRGDPPKGQIENSNPHQSFKYAAELVMFIKKNFPSMGVAVAGFPEGHPATPNRLKEIDFLKAKVDAGADYIVTQLFFDNYEFYDFCERCDLAGIKVPIVAGIMPIVGRSNMQRMAELSPGTRFPAKLLKAIGRVSDSDVEKVGLHWATEQVNDLLNNDVRGIHFYTLNSSKSTLKICETLGLASQKTEVV comes from the coding sequence ATGTTGGTAAAAGATATTCTAGAAAAAAATAAGGTTTCGTTCAGTTTTGAATTCTTTCCTCCCAAGCAAGATGCAGATTGGGATAAGCTTTTTCATAATATTGCGGAATTGATGTCATTACGACCGGCATATGTCAGTGTTACATATGGCGCTGGTGGAAGCACGCGAGACCGCACGCACAATTTGGTCGTGCGCCTTCAAAATGAAACCAATCTTACTGTTGTCTCTCACCTGACAACTGTTGGCGCAAGAGAAGAAGACATTTTTGATATTCTTAAGCGTTATGATGAAAACAATGTTCACAACATTTTAGCCTTACGTGGAGACCCGCCAAAAGGTCAAATTGAAAATAGCAATCCCCATCAAAGCTTTAAATATGCCGCCGAGCTCGTGATGTTCATAAAAAAGAATTTTCCTTCGATGGGCGTTGCCGTAGCAGGTTTTCCAGAAGGCCACCCTGCAACACCAAATAGATTAAAGGAAATTGACTTTTTAAAAGCAAAAGTTGATGCAGGTGCGGACTATATCGTTACTCAACTTTTTTTTGATAACTACGAGTTTTATGACTTCTGCGAGCGCTGTGATCTTGCCGGAATCAAGGTTCCAATTGTAGCAGGGATAATGCCCATCGTAGGTCGCTCCAATATGCAACGGATGGCTGAGCTTTCTCCCGGAACACGTTTTCCGGCAAAATTATTGAAAGCCATAGGGCGTGTCAGTGATTCAGATGTTGAAAAGGTTGGTCTTCATTGGGCAACCGAGCAAGTTAATGACCTCTTAAATAATGATGTAAGAGGGATTCATTTCTATACACTTAATAGCTCAAAATCTACACTCAAGATTTGTGAAACATTAGGGCTCGCTTCGCAAAAAACAGAAGTCGTATAA